The Solanum pennellii chromosome 7, SPENNV200 DNA segment GgatttcttcaaaataaatgaagtgaGTGGTCATGTTCAAAAACGATACATTTCCATGTCAACAAGACAAAAAGTTGTTGGCGTCCTGGTTTCAATTCCTTAACAATTCAGTTGCATTTGCCATTCTGTAATGATTCATGTCACCTGCACATGACCATGGTTGGATACACATTTTGCAGGCAAAAGAAGAGGCTGAACTCCCTGAATACATTCTTGGAACTGTTAGATTAAATCGCGTAAAGGTCGATTCTGCTGTACCATTGGAGGGTTGATGAGTCTTTTGTTAGTAAGTGCCATTAATCGCCTTTGAAATCGAATACTGTTGAGTCAGTACTGTTATTTTGTATACATTATATCCCCACTTGTCTGGGAATGACTTATAGTTGTTGTATCATAATGATATACCAAAAACAGCACAGAATCAAATGCTTTTACCTTGTAACAAAAGTTGTAACTTGTAACTGAGATGAATGTTGTGTGGATAATAAATTCGCATATATTTGTGACAGATATAGTGATTATCCATTTTTCTATATACATTGAATTTCAGTTAAAAATTTCCTCAACATATGCTCACTCAAGATAGTTGGCAAAGCATCACCCGGGGTGGAGCCGGTTAAGGATTCAGCAGAACTTAGTAACTTTGACTCAAGTCTTGTATTTGTGttaaaatgtttatttaatATGTGAAAATTACCTGTCCAGAATCCAATAATTGTGATCCAGAATCTATAAACATAAAATCCCGACTTTGTTATGATACGTTTGAATGTTGATCAATATAGAGGTTTTGTATAATCGACTTCAATTAGTTTAGTATTGAGACAAAGTTGCTGAACACTAGTACATATCaagcattttattttataagtgaTTCGATCGAGTTtacaaaactttatttttttgtgaatttttaaccaaactaagccattatataaaacaatttccCAAAGTAATacgtttttctaaaattttacaaaactagtataaacgtattttacagtaacgttttagggtatatttttttaaaaaaaaactaacagcattaggttgatatacgttactgtaagtaacgttttactcctaaaacgttactcataacgttactatgagtaacgttttactcgtaaaacgttactgtgagtaacgtcttaagagtaaaacgttactgtgagtaacgtatatcaatctgacgccatcaacttttaaaaaataaaatatatgctaaaacgttactgtggaatacgtttatactagttttataaaattttagaaaaacatattattttggtgaatggcTTTATATAATAGCTTAGTTTGATTAAAACCTCTTTTGTTGGTCGGTCAGAATGTATGACCAGGTTGATTAAGAACAATACCAGGTTGATTAAGAACAATATTTTAAATGCAAAGTTAGATTTTAGATGGCAAAAGAATTCATTACCCCCCtgaatttgaaactttttatttggTGTACACTTaaattatattctgttttaatTACCCCTCAAACTTGTTTATTCCACTATCACGTACACCTTTTTGTCCGCTGCTCCTACACATGCGCGTCAGCTGGCAAAAATAGTGATGATGTGGATTTTCACCTGGATAAATAATAGCCAcctagataaattaaaaatgacaaaaaataaatatcatattccAACACCTCCGCCTCATCTCAGCCAAATAATGGTTCCACTACCAGCAGAACGCCATTTTTGTATGGTCATCATTCCCCACTTGAAATTGTATGGTCAAAAGAGTAggtaaaaagaggaaaaaaataattggaaTAATTTGCCTTTTTGCCTTTGCTAACCTCCCTTTATTCACCTAATGTTTTATATAATCCATTAGCTTTATTTGCTTAAATaacctttttatttatatttagtttgATAAGCTATAAATtgcaaaatataaatacatttacTAAAACAGAATATCACACACCAATAAACAAATATACCTAGCCCACAAATCAGGATAGGAGATTAGAGTGTACATTGATCTTACGCTTACCTTGAACAGATAAATAGGTTTACTTCGACGGActttcaatttaaataaaatgaataaaataattgaaaaaggGATACATATGGGAGcaataacagcaacaaaaaaaaatacaaagtaattcccaaaaaaaaaaaaagagaaaataataataacaatattcactcaaatttaaaatcatatctTCGATAATACGTAGGTGTGcaacccttcttcttcttcttttttttcttttcacttaaataaccatttaatttcttatatatttttttgtctgATTGATCTCTTGTTTTTTTACTGTTTGGATAGTGGGTTCACTTTGTCCACACATAATAtacgttttaaaaaaaaatgacctccttttctttttaatatgtttcaaaaagaatgatctctttcttttttttgtaacaaCTTTTCACGTGgtatgtttaaggccacaagatcaaaggacaattttgtacatttgatttaactttaatttaggaccacaagattcaaaagtcttctttatactcttaaacttcatatcaaatcaaactagatcattctttgtgaaacgaagagagtaaaatattaaataccTAACACAAAACTTCAATTCACTTTAATTTCcctttttagtttaatttattactcctggagattaaaaaaataaaaaatatttttagattttattatcatatattttataatttaaaataaatcacgTGAAAGTTTTTcagtaaaatgttataaaaaaaaaggttatttcttaaataaactaaaaaaagattattctttttaaaacagcgagtaatataataattaactcTTTGCTTTTTTGGTTTTGGTTAATGTTAAAAGGGAATTTTatagtttaaaaaagaaaaaaacaagtcTTCTTTGCACGAATCATTTCGAAATCTATGCTTACACTTTTGGTAGCTTATTAtttgaccatgaaaataaaaataaaaaatcataaattttaaaattggagTAGAGAAGTTATGTTTTGACATagtgttttttattttgatttcaatattaattatttattttcaaattatttcttgaaacataaaattatatttctattatgataaaatatttatatccgtcattatttttaaaatagtatgAAACTTAAAATCGATTAGtaaaaataaacagaaaaaCAGGCCTTTTTGTTATGCTTTATGGCatctttgtttaaattttagagataattgactaaaaatatttttgtgttataaaatcattttcaaaataatattattatagagAGAAGAATGTAAGAATGTAGATAGAAGAGagaatttttattcttattccTCTGTCTTATAATTGTAAATGATATCTAAATTTATAGGTAGTGCGTTATTATCCTAAAAAGATTCATATCACTTTGAAAATACATATCTATgataaaaataagttcatgaatCCGCTTAATTCTGGATTTAtaacaatttgaatttcaagTTTTACATATTAGCTATtagttatttcttttctttttttaatctaaataaTTACTCCTTCGATTATAATTTACGCAACATATTTTTTCTAAGTTGaaaatcttcaaaaattataaaataaaatttatatatttataaaccgcataaaaatactataagttacaataattgacaataaaaaatatttaaaagatataaaaaaaaaacttctgatcaaaaataaatttatcaaactaatttcaaatctaaaaTATATCACAAAAATTAAAACCGAAGAATTACTTATTTATGTACCAAAATTACGTGTAGAATATGTCAATAAtgcaataataacatattccacaaatacaaataaaataagagcAAGGGAAACCCCGTGAAAATTATTACTTACaaattcaataaatacaatTCAGACCAGGTTTAAATTGCATGAATAATAATGACAAATATTTTCACAAATATCGAGTATTAAATCATGTTagtgaaaaatacaaaaaaaaaaaaaaacaaaaaaaaacagttaTAATTAGAGATCAGATTGCTTTTGGCTTGTCCTATTATACTATTATTACGTAAATAATTTTTGGATTTATTTAAAACTAACTTATGACTAGTATTTTGTCACTCCCAGAaagtaattttgtttttttcttctttttttcttctagggaaatgagaaaaaataatttaaatttaaatattttcttgactttCACTAGTGtatatcaaaacaaaataacaaattattactCAAATAGCATTGGAATTTGCAAGTTACGTAATTTCTGGTGGATCACATTTTCTAGAAggtaaaaactattttaaaataaagatattGTATTCCATCtgtcatatattaatttttttttgctttactttatattaaattaaagaaattggggaaaatatgaaaaatagcatAGATTCAACTTCAATCTCCCATGCATCGAAATATAAGTTCGATAATAATTATTCATCTCGTAATAAACGTTTTTGTTGATtcattaaaaattgaataaaagaaatatcgtattttctttttaacaatGATGAAGAAAGATAAGTCGATGTTaaagttaataatttttacCCACTCGTTTGACGTACCTCCTTGCTCTCCTCTCCCTCGTGTTCcattttagtttctttattttataaaaaataacttacttcatttaaaagattcaaatattttaagcGGAAAATGTTAtcgtatttattttattcaagatcaaaggaataatatttgtgtaatatttttaattttttcgtagttcatttatgaaattaGACTTGATATGTTATTGTTTGTTATGATCAGATCGCAAAGAAATACGTTTaacctaataaaaaaatattaaattatcacGATGACCCTTCAATTAACCTAAAACCTAGTACAACATCACAAGttcaatttgaattattttctcaacacttatataagttttttacttttatgtttAGGATTAAAAGTTATGacatttgattaattaaaagtgaaaagataccatcaatctcatcatattctTTGATAATAACCATTTATAAGCTAGTTTTGCATCTTATAAAAAAGTGTCATTTTAGCATTCCTAGTGGTAATCATTGCATATATTCCTAAATAGTGCTTAATTGTGCTCTTTAATACTACtacttataataattattattactaagtTACTAAGTCCTACCACAAATAATGCACAACAATCATGACAACAACAGCTATATCTTAGTTATgtagaaaagaattattttctaattaattaacacttttttttctcataaataaaaatatatatacaagctTCCTAGTATTATGTCACTCCCCTCTTGTGGCCCTCTCCAATTGCttttttattaaagtaaaataagATACTTAATTATAATACTCCCTAGTAATTGATTGTTTACCCATCTAACCCCTAGAGCCTTGAGTATATCTTTGTGGGGTAATTATGCCTTAATCAccctaccttttttttttaaaaaaaaaaatgtatatgtattagTTATAGTTTTATTTAATCCTTCGTTTAATAGGATTTTCAATCATTATACACCCTACaatcttaaatattttaatatttttcaaattaagaaaaaaaattgtatttgtcATCGACTCTAGTCTAGTATATACGTGATATATAAATCCATCTAAGAAGCATTGCCTTGAAAATTGGACTTTATCATTCCAAAATTACCCTTTCTTGCATTTACCATTTTTATGAAATGGTTTAGTTCATAGACAACTTATAACTAATGAAGTACAAATGAAGGTTTACTACTAATACATcacttaaaaattgaaaaaactttagaaacatttttcttttgagtgTCACATCATTAATTACCACAAAGAAAGTGTTTCACtatttttcccaatttaaaTTTACTAGAATAATTGTACTAAAGCAAAATTCCAAGAAAGGTAGGATTTGGATTGAATTGATAAAAAAGGAAGATAATAAAGAAAGATGCTCCATTGTCCCCATTTGCCTTGCTTTTCTCACCTCACCAAAAAATAATTGCAAAAAAAcaaattcttatatttttttctctaatgGCAAACATAATCttattaaacaaataataatttcttaaattggACCCTTATTTGTTCCTCATTTAAagcaaactaaaaaaattatactccttcttcctttttatttatcatgttttacTTTACGAGAAttaatctttaaaattaaaataaattagattaatttaatattttaaatttagatttttaaaaatatatgaaccACATTATAAGTtgtaattcttttcatattaatataataaaaaaaatacattttaaaatattaattaaaatttatgtcagttaattctaacaaaaatgaaatatgacgaataaaaataaataaaagagaatatttttcatttttcatataatcataGTGTTGTGAATTTGCTTATAACCAttaactccaaaaaaaaaaaatgtgtgttTGCTCCTcaaaattatacttttattaCAATTAATcaagattttttgtttttgttgttgattcCTGAAGGTTTTTATCAATCTTTCTCTATTCCCAATGCAAGAAAAGAACTTGTAGAAATATTACACAAGGGGGGTGACACAATTTTTGcatattttcttgtgtttttctcttcttcttcactacTACTGCTACTACTGATGCAAGTCCCAATGGAGATAAAACTTTTTCAGCCTTTGTACATCACTActactttcttgatttttctttctttgattgTTGTTTTCCCTGTTTTAGCTGTTGATCCTTTTACACAAGGACTCTTGAGCTTAAAAACTGAAGTTCTTGATAATTCCAACAGTTTGAAAGATTGGATTTTGCCTTCTGCTTCAACTGATAAAATTTATGCATGTTCTTGGTCTGGTGTGAAATGTAATGAAAATTCTTCTTTGATTATTGGCTTGGATCTTTCTGTGAAAAATCTTGGTGGGGTTCTGTCAGAGAATcaatttagtttattttcagACCTTGTTGAGCTGAATTTGAGTCATAACTCATTTTCTGAGAAACTCCCTGTTGGGATTTTCAAGTTGAGTAATTTGAGAAGCTTGGATATTAGCAGGAACAATTTTTCTGGTCATTTCCCAAGTGGGATTTCAAATCTTCATTCTCTTGTCATTCTTGATGCTTTTAGTAACAGCTTCTCTGGTCCTTTGCCTAAAGATGCTTCACAAATTGAGTCACTCAAGGTACTGTTAGGGTTTGCTTTGTTTTTTGACAACTTTAATTTCTGCCACATAACACACTAACTAGCACCCACAGTGTAGTCTTGTTAATAGAGGAGAGTGATAGTTCTCTCCATAGTTTCTATACTTTTTTTAATGGTCAAAAACAAGTTTGAACTCTGTGAGTTTCACATTCTAACTATCAATTGTTCTCTTTTCCTGTTTGAATTATACTAACTAGTTGTGTAGTAAAACGCACCTCAACTATGAGTTGTTCCTTTTTCCTTCCTGAATGAATAGGTCTATTTTAATACATAGATGGTGATAGTTCAGTTTTCCTTCCTCAATTATAGGTCTATTTTAATACATGGATGATAAAGTTCAGGTAAAAAAAGTGACAACTAATAGTTTGGATTCTGAAATTTGcggaaaagaaaaagatagtTTAGGCGTGTTATTGACATTATATCTTTCTTTTATACTGATAGTTTTATGTCTGTTTTAGGATAGTTCTGTTTGCCTGTTCATTTATCGTCGGTCAAGATTTGCTTTGTTGGATTCTGCATGACGCTTTGTTATTCCGATCCCAACAGGTACTGAATTTTGCAGGGAGTTATTTCAGTGGTCCAATTCCTTCTGAGTATGGCTCATTCAAGAATCTTGATTTCATTCACTTAGCTGGAAATTCTCTGAGTGGTAAAATACCACCAGAATTAGGGATGCTGAAAACAGTAATTCATATGGAGattggttataatttatatGAAGGAACCATACCTTGGGAACTTGGGAATATGAGTAAGATTCAGTATCTTGATATTGCTAGTGCAAATTTATCTGGTTCAATACCAAAAGAGCTGACTAATTTGACCAATCTTGAGTCACTTTTTTTGTTTAGAAATCAGCTTAGTGGTAAAATTCCATGGGAGTTTGGAAACATCATATCTTTATCAAGTTTGGATCTTTCTGATAATTATCTTTCAGGCCCAATCCCTGAGAGTTTCTCCGAGTTGAAAAATCTAAAGTTGCTTAGTGTTATGTACAATGACTTAAGTGGAACTGTTCCTGAAGGAATTGCAAAGCTTCCACAGCTTGATACACTTCTATTATGGGACAATTGGTTTAAAGGTTCACTCCCAAAAGATTTGGGCAAATATTCAAAGCTGAAATATGTTGATGTTTCGACAAACTATTTTGTAGGTAGCATTCCACCAAGTATATGTTCAGGTGGGATGTTACAAAGGTTGATCCTTTTTTCGAATAATTTCACTGGTGGACTCTCTCCATCACTTTCCAATTGTTCCTCTCTTGTTCGGATCCGTATCGAAGACAATTTATTCTCAGGTGATATCTCTTTGAACTTTGGCAAGTTTCCTGATTTGTCATATGTTGATATGTCTAGAAATAGGTTCACTGGAGGGATTCCTACTGATATTTCCTTAGCTTCCAAGCTTGAGTACTTCAATGTGTCTAATAATCCAAATCTTGGAGCCGTAATCTCGGAGAAGACATTGTCTTTGTACGCACTACAGAATTTCTCAGCTACAAATTGTAGCATTTCAGGGGATTTTCCTCCTTTTGGACCTTGCAAATCTTTACTGGTTCTTGAATTGAGTATGAACAATGTTTCCGGGATTCTCCCTCAAAGCATAAGCAACTGCCAAAATCTTCTGAGCTTAGACTTGGCCAACAACAATTTAAGTGGTGAAATACCTGTTGGACTTGCTAGCCTTCCTGATATTAGTGTTGTAGACCTGTCACACAATAGTTTTAGCGGTTCTATTCCGGCCAAGTTTGGAAGTTCTTCCAGCTTACAACTTCTTAATGTGTCATTCAACGATCTCTCGGGTTTGATTCCATTTGAAAAGAGTTTTAAGGTGATGGATAGTAGTGCCTTCTGGGGTAATCCTAAGCTCTGTGGAACACAGTTGAGGCCTTGTCGTGGACCGAATGGACTAGAGTTAGGAAGCAGAAAGACGCAAAAGCTGGCATGGGTTTTCATAACCTGTGGTATCATAGTGTTGGCTATTACAGCTGCATTTTTCGGAGTATATTTCAGAAGAAGAGGTCAAGGGCAGTGGAAAATGGTTTCTTTTAGTGGATTTCCTCGGTTTACAGCAAATGATGTTTTGAGGAGCTTCAATTCTATCGAAGAAACCACGGATATGGTGCCGCCCTTCGCTGGTTCTGATTGCAAAGCTGTTCTGCCAACAGGAATTACCGTCTTGGTGAAGAAGATCGAATGGAGGACAGAGAGAATGAA contains these protein-coding regions:
- the LOC107025774 gene encoding leucine-rich repeat receptor-like protein kinase TDR, which translates into the protein MQVPMEIKLFQPLYITTTFLIFLSLIVVFPVLAVDPFTQGLLSLKTEVLDNSNSLKDWILPSASTDKIYACSWSGVKCNENSSLIIGLDLSVKNLGGVLSENQFSLFSDLVELNLSHNSFSEKLPVGIFKLSNLRSLDISRNNFSGHFPSGISNLHSLVILDAFSNSFSGPLPKDASQIESLKVLNFAGSYFSGPIPSEYGSFKNLDFIHLAGNSLSGKIPPELGMLKTVIHMEIGYNLYEGTIPWELGNMSKIQYLDIASANLSGSIPKELTNLTNLESLFLFRNQLSGKIPWEFGNIISLSSLDLSDNYLSGPIPESFSELKNLKLLSVMYNDLSGTVPEGIAKLPQLDTLLLWDNWFKGSLPKDLGKYSKLKYVDVSTNYFVGSIPPSICSGGMLQRLILFSNNFTGGLSPSLSNCSSLVRIRIEDNLFSGDISLNFGKFPDLSYVDMSRNRFTGGIPTDISLASKLEYFNVSNNPNLGAVISEKTLSLYALQNFSATNCSISGDFPPFGPCKSLLVLELSMNNVSGILPQSISNCQNLLSLDLANNNLSGEIPVGLASLPDISVVDLSHNSFSGSIPAKFGSSSSLQLLNVSFNDLSGLIPFEKSFKVMDSSAFWGNPKLCGTQLRPCRGPNGLELGSRKTQKLAWVFITCGIIVLAITAAFFGVYFRRRGQGQWKMVSFSGFPRFTANDVLRSFNSIEETTDMVPPFAGSDCKAVLPTGITVLVKKIEWRTERMKAMLDLISRMGNARHKNLTRLLGCCYNKRMAYLLCDYLPNGNLAEKIRTKRDWVTKHKIIVAIAKGLYFLHHDCYPAIPHGDLKTNNIMFDENMEPHLTEFGVRFLIQLNNGLSVARVGNESGEIEQAIKEELYRDIYNFGELILEILTNGKLSNAATSIKNTSKDVLLREVLDENDVAPSSSVQEEIELVLEVASLCTRVRPSDRPSIEDALKLVTCLKKQG